The Spiroplasma citri genomic sequence CGAGAAGGAGAAGCAATTGCGTATCATTTAAATGAAGTCTTAAATTGTGGTGAGAAATCACGCCGTGTTCGCTTTAATGAAATTACAAAAGAGGCAGTGTTGGATGCATTTCAACATCAAACAGATCTTGATATGAATTTAGTTCGTTCACAAGAAACACGACGAATTTTAGATCGTTTTATTGGTTTTCGCTTAAGCAAATTATTACAGAAAAAGATTAAGTCAAAATCAGCAGGTCGAGTACAATCGGTTTCTTTAAAGTTAGTTGTTGAACGAGAAAAAGAATGACAAAACTTTGTGCCAGAAGAATATTGAACTGTTGAAGGATTATATAAAAAAGCAGTCGTTAAATTAATAAAATTTAAGGATGAGAAAATTGAATTAAAAGTAGAAGAAGATGTTTTAAAAGTTAAAAAAGCTTTAAAAAAAGATTTTGTTGTTGTTCAAATAAAAGAAAGTGAAAAACAACGAAAATCGCCAAATCCACATACGACTTCAACAATGTTGCAAGAAGCAAGTAGTAAAATGGGTTTTGTTTCAAATAAAACATCATTAATTGCCCAACAATTATATGAAGGAATTAAAGTTAAAGATAATATTACAGGGTTTATAACATATCCGCGGACAGATTCAATTCGGTTAAGTGATAAGTTTGTTCAGGATGCTTTTGATTATATTACAATTAAATATGGCACAGAATATTTAGGCGAAGTTAAAACATCACCAAAAAATAAAAAAAATGTGCAAGATGCCCATGAAGCGATTCGCCCAACTAATTTAACGATGACACCAGAAGTGGCAAAAGAATATTTAAGTCGTGATCAACTACGTTTATATAAGATTATTTATAATCGTGCGTTAGCTAGTTTAATGGCTAATGCAAAGTTATTAAGTAAAGCAATTATTTTAGATAATAATAATTATGAATTTCGAATGACAGGAAGTACCATTCAATTTGATGGGTTTTTAAAATGTTATGTTTTAGAAGGTGATGAAGAAATTGCAAAATTACCAATGTTAAAATCAAATCAAATTATTAATTTAAATGAGTTATATGGAATTCAACATTTTACTAAACCACCAAGTCGTTACTCTGAAGCTAAATTAATTAAAACATTGGAGGAAATTGGGGTTGGCCGTCCATCAACTTATGCGCCAATTATGCGAACATTAAAAGATCGTGGCTATATTATTGTAGAAAATAAAGCAATTAAAGCAACTGATAAAGGGATTTTAACAAGTGACAAATTACAAGAATATTTTAGTGATATTATTAATGAAACGTATACTTCCACAATTGAAGAAAATTTGGATGTGATTGCACATGGTGATGCTGAGCCAAAGCCATTATTAAAAGAATTTTGAGAACGATTTGAGCCCCGCATTGAAGCAGCAATGGAATTAATGGAAGAAATTCCAGTTGAGAAGGCGGGGATTGAATGTCCAGAATGTGGAAATGATTTAGTATATCGGTATGGAAAATATGGTAAATTTATTGCATGTTCAGGGTTTCCTAAATGTCGTTATATTCATCAAACTGGTCCAAAATTTGGTCCTTGTCCAGAATGTGGAGTTGGTGAAATTATTTTGAAATTTAATAAGAGACGCCAACGCTTTAAAGCCTGTACTAATTATCCAAGTTGTCATTACACTGATTCATATAAAGAAGAAAAGACAGAACAAGAAGAAAATAGTAACGAAAATAACGGATTGTATCGAATTAATTTATTAAAATAATAAACGATACTTTTTTTATGCTTAGGCATTTATGTAAAATATTTTATTATTTAGAAAATGATTTTCATAGTTCTGGCGGTATAATTAGTACAGTTTCAGAAAGGGGATGTGACGAATTATGTATGTAAAAGGAAGCAAAGTTCTTGCAAAAGTTACAAACATTACACCGTTTGGTGCATTTTGTGAATTAAAAAATGCTGCTGGATTAATCCATATTAGTGAGATTTCAGATTACTATGTAAGAGATATCAAAGAATTTGTTAATATTGGGGACAGTGTTTAAGTAGAGGTGCTAGACTATGATCCAGTTAAGAAACAAGTGAAATTAAGTTATAAAAATTGTCGACCTGAATTATTGAAAAAGAATAATAGTCAAATTCAAGAAACAGGAGTAGGATTCCAAATGTTAAGTGAAAAAATTAATTCACTAACAAGTAAATAAATTAAAATTTTTACAAATGGAAGGTTTTTTTAGATAGAAAGTAGGCATATTATTAAAATGATTAAAGTAGATTTTACTAATGCATTAGCCGAATCTGTTTTTAACAAATATTTAGGGCGAGTTAAAGATATTCACCAAATGATTCATAATAAGACAGGATTATGAAATGATTTCCTTGGTTGAGTTGAATGACCAAATAATTATGATCAAGCAGAGCTTGCAAAGATGAAACAAACAGCAAAGCAATTAGCTAGTGAAATTGATGTTTTATTAGTAATTGGAATTGGTGGGAGTTATCTTGGCGCACGAGCAGCAATTGAAATGATTAATGGGTTATATAGTCAACAAAAAGTAGAAATCATTTATATTGGAAATACAATGTCTTCAACTTATACAGCACAAGTTTTAAAATATCTTCAAGACAAAAAATTTGGGATTTGTGTTGTGTCTAAATCAGGAACAACAACTGAACCAGCAATTGCATTTCGTCTTTGTAAAGAGCTTTTAGAAAAAAAAGAAGGAAATCTAAAAGCAGCTAACTTAATTGTTGCCATTACAGATAAGCAGAAAGGAGCCCTAAAAACATTAGCTGATAAAGCAGGATATCAAACCTTTGTTATTCCAGATGACATTGGTGGAAGATATTCAGTGTTAACGCCAGTTGGTGTTTTTGCAATGCTAGTAAGTGGTATTAACATTGATAATGTTTTTAAAGGAGCACAACAAGCTTATCAAGACACTTTAATTGATGATTTCACTAATCATTCCTATAAATATGCTGTTGGACGTTATATTTTAAATCAAGAGGAAAAATATAAAGCAGAAATGCTTGTAACTTATGAGTTACAAATGCAGATGATTACCGAATGATGAAAACAATTATTTGGGGAATCAGAAGGAAAAAATTCAAAGGGTTTATTACCTTTATCATGTGTTTTTTCAACAGATTTACATTCTCTTGGCCAATTCATTCAAGAAGGGACAAAAAATATTTTATTTGAAACAGTTATTGCAATTAAAAAAGCACAAATTGATCTTAAACTGTCAAAAGCAGAAGTAGATACTGATGGTTTAAATTATCTCTCTGGAAAAACATTACATGAAGTAAATACCATTGCTGTTCAAGGCGTTGTTGCTGCGCATAGGAAAGTTGGCCATGTGCCAAATATTGTTTTAGAATTTGCAACAATGGATGATAAAATGTTTGGTTATTTATCATATTGATTTATGAAAGCTTGTGCAATGTCAGCTTATTTGTTAGAGATAAATCCATTTGATCAACCCGGAGTTGAGATTTATAAACAAAATATGTTTAATTTATTGGGAAAATAAAAGACAAAATAAAAAAAATATTGAAACTCAATATTTTTTTTATTTTTTTAATTGCTTAATTTGGTTTAAAAAAGTTGAAGAAATTTCATTCAAACCATAATCAGCAATAAAAAAAATTGTTTCAAGATCTTTATTTAATTGTTTATTAGCAAACGCTAATTCCATTTCATATTTTAAATCGTTATTATTTCGTAATCCTCGAATAATATATTTAGCACCTAATTGTCTAGCAAAATCGCTAGTTAACATTTGGTCATTAATGACAATTTCAACATTTAAATTAAGGTTTTGACAAGCTATGACAGCTTGTTTAGCACGAGTTTTAATATTTGTTTGGTTTGATTTTTCTAAATTATTAGTAATTACAACATATAATTTTGAAAATAAAGCACTTGCTTTTTTAATAATATTAAGATGACCGTCATGAATTGGATCAAAACTACCAGGAAAAATTGCTTTCAAGATTATTTTCACATCCTTTTAAATATTATTATTTTAACTGAAAAAATGTGTTATGATAATAGTAATATGATATTTTTCCGATTATTTGGATATTTTTTTAATACTAATGTAAAATAATTAAGATTACATTTATTTAGAGAGATTACATTTATATTATTAAGGGGAAAAATGTAAATAAGTATTAATTAATGAATAGAAAATAGAAAGTAGACGATTTTAATTATGGCAAAAATTAATTTTTTCGCTCTTGGTGGATTAGATGAGCGAGGTAAGAATTTATACTGTATCGAAGTAGAACAAGATATTTTTATTTTTGATGCAGGGACAAAAAATCCGGAGCGTGGAATTTTAGGAATTGATGTAGTAATTCCTAATTTTGATTATCTAAAGGAAAACCGTGCTCGCATTAAGGGTGTTTTTATTACAAAGCCTTCCGATGAATGTTCTGAAGCAATTACTTATATTTTAAAAGAATTAGCATTACCAGTTTATGGAAGTGATTTAACTTGTAATATTTTAAAATTTCATTTACAACGCTTTAAAGTTCGTGGTAAAGAAGAATGTTTTAATGTTATTAATGCAAAAGATCTTCTTGATTTTGATTTATGCAAGGTTGAAGTATTTTCAACAACAACAAATATGCCCAATAGTTATGGTTTTGCATTGCATACACCTGATGGCACAATTATTTATACTGGAGATTATATTTTTGATGCTAAAGCAGACCCTAATTTTGCAACAGATTTACAACATTTAAATCAAATTATTGCTAAAAATAAAGTACTATTATTTTTATCAGAAGCTTCATCAGCTTCACGTCGTGACTATACAGCACCAAACCATAAGATTAAAAATTATATTGAACGAGCTGTTAAAGAAACAGAAAGTCGGATTATTTTAGCTTGCTTTGATCAAGATTTACATAAAATTAGTGAGTTATTTGATTTAGTTCGGGAAAATAATATTTCAGTTGGAATTTATGGTCAAACTTTATTGGAGTCATTAAAAGTATTATCTGATAGTAAAAAACTAAATTTTAATGGAATTAATTTAAAAGGATTACAAGAAGCAGTTAAAGAAGAAAAATCATTAATTATTGTAACTGGTAGTGGAGAACGTTTATATAGTCGTTTAATTAAAATTGCTTCTGGTAATGATGATATTTTAGATATTAAAGAAAGCGATACAATTATTTTAGCAACACCGCCAAACCCAGGAAGTGAACTAAATCATGCCAATGTTTTAGATGAATTAGCTCGAACTGTGGCAAAAACAATTGCCTTATCAGATAAAAAAGTTTGAACAATTACAGCAAGTTATGAAGATGTTAAATTAATGAGTTCAATTATTAAACCAAAATACTTTGTTCCAGTGAAAGGATTATATAAAGATTTTGTGCAAGCGAGAATGGCAGCAATTGAAGCTGGAATTAATCCAGAACATATTTTTATTGTTGATAATGGGGAAGGGCTTGAGTTTATTGATGGTGAATATACAAAAAAAAGTAATAAGGTAAAAACCTCTGATTTATATGTTGATGGGATTGGTGTTGGTGACATTGGAGCAGTTGTTTTAAATGAAAGAAAACAATTGGCTACTGATGGCGTTGTTATTATTGGAGTTTCAATTGATAGTAAAACAAAAGAATTAGTTTCTTTAATTGATACGCAAATGCGCGGAGTAATTTACATTCAAGAAAATAATGATATTTTTCGTAAAATGCAAAAAGTTATTATTGAAATTATTGAGAAACATTATAAAAAAGCTGTTGTTGGTGAAATTTATGATGTTAATGAAGCAAAAAATGAAATTAGATCGACAATTAGTTCATTTGTTAAAGCAGAAACAGGAAAAACACCAATTATTTTAGCAATTGTGAATGAAATTTAATTTTATGATATATTTATAGTAGATAAATATTTGAAGCTTTTAAATGTATGGTCATATTTAAAGTAATTTCTAAATATTTAGAATTTTAGGAGGGCTGCACTATGGGGAAGGAATCTTATGATGATCAGAATGAGAAAACTGCAATCTTAAAAGTCGAAAAAAAACCGCGTCGTAATGATTTCATCGGGTGAGTAATTGGAGCATTATTAGTGACATTTTTTACTATTCTTGCAGTAGCACGAATTACTTTAATTGGGCAATTTATTGATGATGTTTTATTTACATTTGCGTTTGGTTGATTTAAGTATTTAATGTATTTTGTATGTTTAGTATTAGGACTTACAATTTTTATTGGGGTACGAATTCGATTAAAATCACGGGTAATTTGAATGATAGTAACCTTTATTATTTTGTCATGCTGATTGGTAAGCAGTATTTTATTAATTTATCAATATGCTAATGGTCAAATGTCATATTTTGATAAAACTGTTTTTTTAGATGTTGTTAAGAATTATTTGCAACGATGACAAGATGCATCGATTTTTAATCCTAATCACCCAGTGACATTTGTTAATTTTAATGGTGCTTGAATTACTTTATATGCTGCTGGTGGTATAATTGGAAATTTTCTAGCGGGGATTGCTAGTTATACTACCATTTTTGGTTGTTTAATTTTGTGTTTATCAGTTTTT encodes the following:
- the topA gene encoding type I DNA topoisomerase — encoded protein: MESPTKTKAVEKYLGENYLVLSSEGHIRNLSTKGEYGLGVDIKTFEPSYKIERGKKELVKKLKQEAKVADLVILATDPDREGEAIAYHLNEVLNCGEKSRRVRFNEITKEAVLDAFQHQTDLDMNLVRSQETRRILDRFIGFRLSKLLQKKIKSKSAGRVQSVSLKLVVEREKEWQNFVPEEYWTVEGLYKKAVVKLIKFKDEKIELKVEEDVLKVKKALKKDFVVVQIKESEKQRKSPNPHTTSTMLQEASSKMGFVSNKTSLIAQQLYEGIKVKDNITGFITYPRTDSIRLSDKFVQDAFDYITIKYGTEYLGEVKTSPKNKKNVQDAHEAIRPTNLTMTPEVAKEYLSRDQLRLYKIIYNRALASLMANAKLLSKAIILDNNNYEFRMTGSTIQFDGFLKCYVLEGDEEIAKLPMLKSNQIINLNELYGIQHFTKPPSRYSEAKLIKTLEEIGVGRPSTYAPIMRTLKDRGYIIVENKAIKATDKGILTSDKLQEYFSDIINETYTSTIEENLDVIAHGDAEPKPLLKEFWERFEPRIEAAMELMEEIPVEKAGIECPECGNDLVYRYGKYGKFIACSGFPKCRYIHQTGPKFGPCPECGVGEIILKFNKRRQRFKACTNYPSCHYTDSYKEEKTEQEENSNENNGLYRINLLK
- a CDS encoding S1 RNA-binding domain-containing protein yields the protein MWRIMYVKGSKVLAKVTNITPFGAFCELKNAAGLIHISEISDYYVRDIKEFVNIGDSV
- a CDS encoding glucose-6-phosphate isomerase, which produces MIKVDFTNALAESVFNKYLGRVKDIHQMIHNKTGLWNDFLGWVEWPNNYDQAELAKMKQTAKQLASEIDVLLVIGIGGSYLGARAAIEMINGLYSQQKVEIIYIGNTMSSTYTAQVLKYLQDKKFGICVVSKSGTTTEPAIAFRLCKELLEKKEGNLKAANLIVAITDKQKGALKTLADKAGYQTFVIPDDIGGRYSVLTPVGVFAMLVSGINIDNVFKGAQQAYQDTLIDDFTNHSYKYAVGRYILNQEEKYKAEMLVTYELQMQMITEWWKQLFGESEGKNSKGLLPLSCVFSTDLHSLGQFIQEGTKNILFETVIAIKKAQIDLKLSKAEVDTDGLNYLSGKTLHEVNTIAVQGVVAAHRKVGHVPNIVLEFATMDDKMFGYLSYWFMKACAMSAYLLEINPFDQPGVEIYKQNMFNLLGK
- the coaD gene encoding pantetheine-phosphate adenylyltransferase translates to MKIILKAIFPGSFDPIHDGHLNIIKKASALFSKLYVVITNNLEKSNQTNIKTRAKQAVIACQNLNLNVEIVINDQMLTSDFARQLGAKYIIRGLRNNNDLKYEMELAFANKQLNKDLETIFFIADYGLNEISSTFLNQIKQLKK
- a CDS encoding ribonuclease J is translated as MAKINFFALGGLDERGKNLYCIEVEQDIFIFDAGTKNPERGILGIDVVIPNFDYLKENRARIKGVFITKPSDECSEAITYILKELALPVYGSDLTCNILKFHLQRFKVRGKEECFNVINAKDLLDFDLCKVEVFSTTTNMPNSYGFALHTPDGTIIYTGDYIFDAKADPNFATDLQHLNQIIAKNKVLLFLSEASSASRRDYTAPNHKIKNYIERAVKETESRIILACFDQDLHKISELFDLVRENNISVGIYGQTLLESLKVLSDSKKLNFNGINLKGLQEAVKEEKSLIIVTGSGERLYSRLIKIASGNDDILDIKESDTIILATPPNPGSELNHANVLDELARTVAKTIALSDKKVWTITASYEDVKLMSSIIKPKYFVPVKGLYKDFVQARMAAIEAGINPEHIFIVDNGEGLEFIDGEYTKKSNKVKTSDLYVDGIGVGDIGAVVLNERKQLATDGVVIIGVSIDSKTKELVSLIDTQMRGVIYIQENNDIFRKMQKVIIEIIEKHYKKAVVGEIYDVNEAKNEIRSTISSFVKAETGKTPIILAIVNEI